A window of Dehalogenimonas sp. WBC-2 genomic DNA:
TCTATGGCGCCGGACAAGTAGGCTTTGCTAAATTGGATCAGAAGTTGGTCTTCACATATAGTAAAGGCGAAGCAAACTCAACTAAATACATCGGTTCTTGGCCCCCACCGCTAAGTGCGGCACGCAGGATTGACATTGAAGATGTGGATCAGGGCTGGGACGACGGTGAAGTGGTTCACCTGCCAAATAAGCCCCTGTGGGAAATCAGTGTTATGATCCCTATGGCTAGAGATGCCTGGAGAACCGCTCAATCAGATCGTTCTTCCGGACCTGCCGCTGCGGCTAACTCAAGCCGCTATCGCATCATGGAAATCGTCCAGCCTTGTATTCAGGGCTTTATTAAGAGCCTCGGGTATACTTGCTACGGGTACTTTGAGGGTTCCGGTGGTATCGTTCCCGCTCAGGCCAGTGCAGTACTGACCGGTATTGCAGAAATGGGCCGCCACAGTGAAGCGGTGATTGACCCGGAATATGGGGCTAATATGGGTTATTACAGCCTCTTAACAGATCTTCCCTTAGCTGAGGAGAATCCGATTGATGCCGGTATCTTCCGTTTCTGCCATTCCTGCCATAAGTGTGCCAATCAATGTCCTTCGGAATCTATCTCTCATGACTCTGAACCATCTTGGGAAGTTACTCAAGGAATTGGGACACCTTACAAGATCCCAAATATAAATCAGGTGCCTGGGAAAAAGCTGTTCTGGACAGATATGCACTCTTGCATGAAATATCGAACAATCCACGGATGCAATGTCTGCCGTCCAAACTGTACTTTTAATGTTAACTCAGGAGCTATGGCCCACCAGGTGATCAAATCAACGATTTCCACTACTCCGTTGCTCAATGATTTCTTCTACAAAATGGGTGAGGTGTTTAAGTACGGTGCCGATAAAGATCCCGAACTTTGGTGGGATCATCAATTACCAACATTTGGCTTTGAAACAACATCTACCACTTATGATGGTGGGTACAAAAGGTAGACTATAAACCCTTAGAAAGCATGGTCTAAAAAGTCGGGGAGTGAAACTCCCCGACTTTCTTTTATTGCGCTCTTTCAATCCGGGGCAAACCAACAAGCAGAAATGACGCGTGAAATCTGAATAAATTACTAGACAGACTTTTCCCTTCATATAAGACCGACATCGCTACCCCAAAAAAGGCCCCCGTTGATTGCACCTGGACTTCTTCTTTCTAAAATTAGGTGCTTTCCCTGTGAAAATTAGGTGTTTTCCACAATTACATGAACAGAATAAAACCAGCTATCATCACCTCAGATATATCTGGTTTTATTATTCCTACGGCAAAAAGGAGAAGGATTATGGGCAATAAACCAATCTCAGTCATGCTATCAACCATTCTGCTGCTGACAATTATGGGGATAATAGGTCTTACAGGCTGTACGACAGACCCAACACCCACTACAACGGCAACAGTTACGACCACCACTCCCCCTGTACTTACCACCACTCCAATGACAGCACAGTTATACGCTGATAACTGCGCTGGGTGTCACGGTATAAACCGCGAAGGAGGATTAGGGCCCCCACTGACACCAACTTCACCAGCTATCGCCAGATTCGCCACCGCAGGTGCACTGTATGATAATATCGTAAATCACTACCCCGCAAGGATTCTGGGCGTGAGTGTACAGAGAGAACTGGCAGCCTACCTCTGGCAAGAAACTCATTAAATAATCTGATGCTTCACCAAGCAGCACAAAAAAATAGCCCCTTCTCTAGAGAAAGGGGCTATTTAGCTACTCTATTACAGCATGCCTAGCTTTCCGGCGCTTTGATCGTTAGCTGACTGTTTATGCCCGGATTCTTATAGAAATTGAAGCGATTCCGATCAATTACATGAACCGTAAATCTGAAACGAGGAAGGGCTACCTATTCAGCCAGCGGTTAAGAGAGGCTTGAAATCGCGGTCGGGATGATGTCGGGATCTTTCTCACCGACCTGGATCTGGACCCCGAGTCCTCCCCCGCTAGCGGTGATAACATTCAGACATAACTGTCCTTCGACTCCTTGCGGGAACTGTACCGTAACCGGGAATTGGGTCATCGAACTTGTCTGGACGTTGAACTCACCATGGGCTATCTCCCATTCGTTGCCGCTGGCCTGATCAAACAGGACAACCCGATAGCCATCTGACCAGGTTGGGACATTCTGGAGAGGGTTATCGAACTGGACTTGGAATACCGCATGACTGCCGACTTGGTGCCCATCGGCGTATCCCATGACTCTGACTATCTGCCCATCGTCCGATGTCCAAAAGTTATTGAAAGGGCTTCCCAAGACTGGAAGTTCCGGGACTTTGTCGCAACCGGTAAATATAAACGCCGACAGGGTCAGGAGTGCAACAATGATCGAAGGAAATGCCTTTTGTCGCATTACGTTCTCCATGTTTTCTCAGCCTAATTATAACACCGCAGTCAACAAGTCATATCGGCATTATTCTTTTCGACGATCGGAGGAAAAAACAAAAAGCCCTGTCTTTCAACAGAGCTTAGAGTTAAATATAAAAAGTCTCCTGGCAATGGCATATTTTCCACAAGGGGTCGCCCCCTCAGTATCGTCTGCGCTGATGCGTTTCACGGCCGTGTTCGGGATGGGAACGGGTGGTACCACATCGCTCTAATCACCAGAAGACTCTCTAACAAAGTAATTAAGTTTTTAATCTGAACCTTGGAATACTGCCACATTTCTTCAGTTATCTCAACTCTGAAGCAAGTCAAGCCCTTGACCATTAGTACCACTTAGCTGAACACATTACTGTGCGTACACACGTGGCCTATCAAGCAGATAGTCTATCTGCGGTCTTATCCTTCTCGCGAAGGAAGGGAGATCTAATCTTGGAGCCAGCTTCGCGCTTAGATGCTTTCAGCGCTTATCAATACCGAACTTGGCTACTCAGCAATGCCCCTGGCGGAACAACTGATACACCATTGGTCCGTCCTTCCGGGTCCTCTCGTACTACGGAAAGCCCTCCTCAAATCTCCGAACGCCCACCACGGATAGAGACCGACCTGTCTCACGACGGTCTGAACCCAGCTCGCGTGCCGCTTTAACCGGCGAACAGCCGGACCCTTGGGACCGATTCCAGCCCCAGGATGCGACGAGCCGACATCGAGGTGCCAAACCTTGCCGTCGATGTGAACTCTTGGGCAAGATAAGCCTGTTATCCCCGGGGTAGCTTTTATCCGTTAAGCCACGGCCCTTCCACAAGGAGCCGTAGGATCACTTTGCCCGACTTTCGTCTCTGCTCGACTTGTTGGTCTTACAGTCAAGCCTCCTTATGCCAATGCACTCTACGGGTGATTTCCATCCACCCTGAGGAGACCTTTGGGCGCCTCCGTTACTGTTTGGGAGGCGACCGCCCCAGTCAAACTACCCACCAGACACTGTCCCCTGGCTTGCTCCAGGGTTAGAAACTAAATACATCAAGAGTGGTATTTCAACGTTGGCTCCACCAAAGCTAGCGCTCCGGCTTCACAGCCTCCCACCTATCCTACACATGATAAACCCAGTTTCAGTGCCAAGTTGTAGTAAAGCTCCACGGGGTCTTTTTGTCCAGTGGCGGGAAACCCGCATCTTCACGGGTATTTCAATTTCGCCGAGTCCCTCGTTAAGACAGCGTCCAAGTTGTTACACCATTCGTGCGGGTCGGAACTTACCCGACAAGGGATTTCGCTACCTTAGGACCGTTATAGTTACGGCCGCCGTTCACTGGGGCTTCGGTTCAAAGCTTTGCTTGCGCTAACCTCTCTCCTTAACCTTCCAGCACTGGGCAGGTATCAGCCCCTATACATCAGCTTACGCTTTAGCAGAGACCTATGTTTTTGTTAAACAGTCACTCGGACCCCTTTAGTGTCACCGTTCATAGAACGGCACCCCTTATCCCGAAGTTACGGGGCTAGATTGCAGAGTTCCTTAACGAGGGTTATCTCGATCACCTTGGGACACTTACCCCCACCTACCAGAGTCGGTTTGCGGTACGGGCGCCACTGCTTCATTGGCAACGAGGGTTTTCTGGACGGTATGGACTCAGTTAAATCGTCTTGGATCTCTCCGCAACTTCCCCCGGCCTTCAACTTAACGTGGGAGTGGATTTGCCTGCCCCCACACGCCTTTGACCGGTGACACACCATGTCCAATGGGTATGCCTAACCTATCCTTCCGTGTTGCCCCTTTGCCTCCACAGCGGCGGTGCTGGAATGATGACCAGCTGTCCATCGCTCTACGCCTTTCGGCCTCGGCTTAGGCCCGACTAACCCTACGCGGATTAACCTTGCGTAGGAAACCTTAGGTTTACGGTGGGTGTGTTTCTCACACACCTTACGCTACTCATGCCGACATTCTCTCTTCCCCCCGCTCCACCGTTACTCACATAACGACTTCACTGCGAGAGGAACGCTCCTCTACCATCCCGACGAATCGGGATCCATAGCTTCGGTGACAGACTTGAGCCCCGTTGGATTGTCGGCGCAGAATCACTTAACCAGTGAGCTATTACGCACTCTTTAAAGGGTGGCTGCTTCTAAGCCAACCTCCTGGCTGTCTAAGTAATTCAACTTCCTTTACCACTTAGTCTGCACTTAGGGACCTTAGCTGATGGTCTGGGCTGTTTCCCTTTCGACTACGGAGCTTAGCCCCCATAGTCTCACTCCCGGACTTGAACTTACGGCATTCTTGGTTTGGTTGAATTCGGCAGGATCTCTCCCACCTAGTCCATCCAGTGCCTTACCTCCGTAAGTGAACATCCGAGGCTGTACCTAGATACATTTCGAGGAGAACCAGCTATCCCCGGGTTCGATTGGCATTTCACCTCTATCCACAGCTCATCCGATAGCTTTGCAACGCTAATCAGTTCGGGCCTCCACTTCGAGATTATCGAAGCTTCACCCTGGCCATGGATAGCTCACCCGGCTTCGGGTCTAATCCGTGCAACAAATCGCCCTATTCAGACTCGCTTTCGCTACGGCTCCGCAACGTAGTTGCTTAACCAGGCTACACAGATTAACTCGTCGGCTCATTCTTCAATAGGCACGCCGTCATCCCGGTAAACCGGGACTCCGACTGCTTGTAAGCGCACGGTTTCAGATCTATTTCACTCCCCTCTCGGGGTATTTTTCACCTTTCCCTCACGGTACTAGTCCACTATCGGTCATCAAGAGTATTTAGCCTTACCATGTGGTCATGGTAGCTTCCCACAGGATTTCTCGTGTCCCGTGGTACTTAAGAACAAATTAAGGAGCCTAGCTCTTTCGTTTACCGGACTATCACCGTCTATGGTGGCTCTTTCCAGAGACCTTCAACTAGAGTTCGGTTTGTAACTCCTTTGCCCGTCTAACGCCGGACGTCATCTGTCTTACAACCCCTCGTAAGCTTAGGCCGTTAAACCACTTAGCTTAGGAGGTTTGGGCTTTTCCCTTTTCGCTCACCGCTACTAGGAGAATCTTATATTTTCCTCGGGGTACTGAGATGTTTCACTTCCCCCGGTTGCCTCTGCTCAGCCTATGTGTTCAGCTGAGAGTGACCAGGTTTTGCCTGGTCGGGTTGCCCCATTCGGAAATCCCCGGTTAAGCTTGCTAGACAGCTAGCCGAGGCTTATCGCAGTCTTGCCACGTCCTTCATCGCCCCTTGATGCCAAGGCATCCACCGTGCGCTCTTTCCCGCTTGACTTGCTTCAGATTTGAGATAACCTTACTATTTTATGGCAGTATTCAGTTTTAAAGGTTCAGTATAAATAAGAAACGGCCTGGTGTTCGCACCAAGCCGTCTTGGTTAACACCGTTTCCTGCGCTTTATGTCGCTATGTTTATCATCATGTTTTTCAAACGCGAAGAGTATAATAGCATGGGATAACAAATCGTGTCAAGGGCTTACGTAGCTTTGAGACAAAGAGACTGTAGAAATATTTTCAGTAATTTTTCCGGCACGAGGACTCTACTGTAACCCGGGCAGACAAAAGAGGAAGACCTTCGTCCTGCTTTCACGAAGAATGACAATGGGTGGGGCGGGTGCTTGCTACGCTCAGGAAGGGATATTTTTCAAGTTACGAGGCATGCAAAACAAGTAAGTTGCTATAAACCGTGTAATGTTACCGGGAGTTCAAAAAACCGGCCGTAATCCTCAACCGCGGACCGGAGCGATGCTTTCTCATGTTCACCGAGTTCCCGAAAAGGGTTCAAAATCAGATCGATTCCTTTAGAGCACGTTAACCTTTTCCAGGTGCCGGCGACAGTTCCGTTTAAAATGATGACCGCAGTCAAGGCGTTACCCATTGAAATCATCGTTTCTATATAACGTCCCTGGGCGATATCACTTCTATCTTTATAGGCAATGGTGTATTCATCGTAAAGCGAAAGGAGCAAAGCTTTGGTAGGGCTGGGCTTTTTTTCGACATTGAACGGCTTGAAATAGTAGACCTTGTTATCAACAGACCGGAATCGAAGTCAGCCTTGACCGATGCCAGCGCCGCCCTGGCATCGGTCACTGACAACCCGCTCCACCAGACAAAATCTGCCAATTGAGCAGGGCCGTGCGATATGAAATACTTCGACGCAAGTTTCGCCAGGGATTGCTCGCGCGTCAAGGTAGCGGTGCGGGGCACCGGGGGGCCGTTAGATATAGTATCCACCTTATATCTTCAGGCAATACGAAATGCCAGGTAGGGCGCATCACATGGGTCCTTAGTATTCCCTCCTTCATTGAAAGCTGCGTCAACGGTATTCTCAGTCGCGTCTTTCATCCGGAGGCCGACACCCCACTTGGCAGCGGTGAAATCCTGACATTGGATAGCACCGAAAAGAGCAACTACGTCCCGCGGATTTACAAAATTGGTTTCGGCTAGACGCTGATTCCGCAAGCGCAAGTTGATTACATTGAATGAATCAATATTATCTACCGATTTTACCACACGCTTGCCCTTCCCCCTATCCTCCTGCCATAATGCTCTTATCCTTACTTATGGAGCGTGTATGGCTGAAACATCCCCTTCCATTAATACTCCGGCATACTACAGTGTAGCCTTCTGGCGGCGGTGGGCCCGGCTTTATGACCGTACGGTCACCCTGTCATTCCTACCCTTTGGCGGTGAGAAGAAATTCAGGCGCAATTTCGTCGCCCTGGCAAAGCTTAAAACGACAGACCGAGTACTGGATATCTGCTGCGGCACAGGTTCTACAACAGCTATCATCGCCCCGGAAACAGATCAGGGGCATGTCACCGGTGTGGATCTATCACCGGATATGTTAGCCGTAGCCCGGAAAAAGGTAACAGCGACCTGGGTCAGTTTTCAAAACGCCAGCGTTGACGCTTTGCCTTTCAGCGATAAATCATTTGACCATGTCATCTGCTCCTACGGCCTGCACGAGATTCCCGAAAAAATCCGGATGACGGCAATAAAGGAAGCCTTCAGGGTGTTGAAATCCGGCGGTAAGTTCCTGGTTTTAGATTATCATCTGCCACGGCGCTTTCCGGCGCGTCAGGCCATCGGCACATTCGTCCGAGTCTTTGAGCACGACATAGCCTACCGCATGATGAGGGGCAACCTGGCTGAAGAGATGACAGCGGCGGGTTTTGATGTCCAATCAAAAAGGGAAGCGCTGGGTGGTATGTTTCAAATAATCGTAAGTGCTAAAGGCCAATCATAGGAAACACTCTGCCGCTAAATAATCCGGGTGATAGCAAACTCACGCGGAAAGGGTAGATTTTGATGAACAACGATGATATCACGATCAAAATTCAAAGTCTTAAAAAAGAAAAAAATGCCGTTATCCTGGCACACAATTATCAGTTGGGAGAAATTCAGGATATCGCCGATTTTGTGGGCGATTCACTTGAACTATCACAGAAAGCAGCGGCGACAGGGGCAAAACTGATCATCTTCTGCGGCGTACATTTCATGGCCGAAACGGCGGCCATCATTGCTCCAGGCAGTAAAGTGGTACTGCCGGACGCCCATGCCGGTTGTCCCATGGCCGATATGATAACCGCCGCCAGGCTAAGAAGAATGAAAAATGAGTTGCCGGGACGCCCGGTAGTTTGTTATGTCAACTCTACCGCGGAGGTCAAGGCTGAGAGCGATATCTGCTGCACCTCAGCTAACGCGGTCAAAGTGGTAGAGAGTCTGCCGGACGATGAGATCATCTTTGTTCCGGATCAGTATCTTGGTTTTTACGTCCAGCAGCAAACAGGTAAACACATTCATTTTTGGCCAGGCTATTGCCCCACCCATGCCCGTATCCTGCCAGAACATATCCTTGAACTAAAAGCCGCGCACCCAAACGCCATGGCGATGGTTCATCCGGAATGCAGACCTGAGGTAGCAGCGGTGGCCGACACAGTGCTGTCCACCGGCGGCATGATCCGATACGCAAAGAACCCCGAATATAACGAATTTATTGTCGGCACAGAGATGGGAATCATCCATCGCCTGCGAAAAGAGAATCCGGGCAAAAAATTCTACCCCGTTTCGGAGCAGGCCGTTTGCCCCAATATGAAGCTCATCACCATTGATAAAGTACTCTATTCACTTGAAACAGAGTCACATGAAGTAACGGTGCCGGAAGATGTGGCTCATAGAGCAAAGAGGGCAATTGAGAGGATGCTGGAGATTAAAGCCTGAAGTCATTTTAACGGCTTCAAGAATTGAGATAAAAGATGAATAACTTTAACCATATTCTAGTCATGATAACCGCCGCCGACAACGAGGAAGCCAGACTTATTGCCAAGGTGCTGCTGGAGCAAAGAAAAGCCGGTTGTGTCAGTATTATGGATGGCATTAATTCAGCATATTGGTGGAAGGGCGAGATTGAGAATTCCACCGAAAGCCTGTTGGTGGCCAAAACCAGTGCCGGACTGCTCAACGATCTGATTACTACGGTCAAGGAGATCCACAGCTACGAAACGCCGGAAATTGTCGCGCTGCCGATCATCGGCGGCAACGCCGATTACCTGGAATGGCTGGATGAATCACTGGAAACCGAAGGTTCCGAAAACACAACCTCATAGCTATTGTGGGCTTCTCAGGCGTATAATAACCGCAATTCAGACTGAACTATGTTTAAGACGATACGGGAAGATATCCGCAATGTTTTCGCCAAGGACCCTGCGGCACGGGGCACTTTGGAGGCCGTTTTCTGCTATCCCGGTCTGCACGCGCTGTGGAGTTACCGCATCTTTCACTGGTTATGGAAGATCAAATGGCATTTCCCGGCGCGTTTGCTGTCTCATATCACCCGCTTTTTGACCGGTATCGAGATTCATCCCGGCGCTGCTATCGGCAAGCGATTCTTTATCGATCATGGTATGGGGGTGGTCATCGGTGAAACTGCGGTCATCGGCGACGATGTACTTCTTTATAAGGGTGTGGTACTTGGAGGTACCAGCCTGTCGAAAGGCAAACGCCACCCTACCATCGCCAATAATGTTGTCATCGGAACGAATGCCACGGTCCTGGGTAACATCACCCTGGGCGAAGGGGCGAAGGTAGGCGCGGGTTCTGTTGTGGTTAAGAACGTGCCGCCAGGGGCAACGATTGTTGGCATTCCAGGAAGAATTGTGGAGGAACACAAACCTCAAACCGTAACCGACCTGGAACATGGCAAACTGCCAGACCCGGTGGCCGAGGCGGTACGGTATATCCTGGCCGAACAGGCCAAGATCGAAAAACGGTGCGAGGCTCTGGAAAAGCTAGGCGGGGTCATGGTGCCGAAAGCCGATTACAAAGACAAACTACAAGAATTGACCCGGGAATTCGATGAGGGCGAAATTTAGATTTTAGCCTTCTGTGCCATCCGGTGCCACAAGATAACCGACGTTTCACAATAACGGTTTTGACACGTCATTTTTTATACCTTATAATAGATGCTAATGATTAGCATTTGCATTAAAATAACGCATCCGAGGAGGCGCTATGTGCCCTCTTTGTAATACTGATTTAAAAGCTACCGGACAGCGGGCGGTCATCCTGGACATCATTCGGGCGGGCAAGGGACACCTTGACGCTGATGATATACACCGTCGCGCACAGAAAAAACTGCCGCGCTTATCGCTATCAACGGTATATCGGGCATTGCAGAAGTTCAAGTCAAGCGGCCTGGTAGAAGAGCGGCATCTGGATGAGAACCATCATCATTACGAGATATCCCGCAAAGAGGAGCACCATCACCTGATTTGTAGCGGTTGCGGCAAGGTGGTCGAGTTCAAGCTGCCGCTGGCCCGGATAGTTGAAAACCTACCACAAACAGCGGGCTTCGACATTACCGGCAGTGAGATACAGCTTACCGGGTTATGCCCGGACTGTAAGAAGAAAGCAGAATAATCCATGTTCAAACGCCGTTACTCAAGTAAGTATATCGCTGACTCTCCCGACAGCAGTCCGAGTTGTCACCAACCGCGCCAGCAACACCGCCACCGCCATGGTCAAGTTCCCGATGAACAGGCGCTCAAGGTCGCCCTGGTCGGCAGCCCCAATGTGGGCAAGAGTTCTGTCTTTCACAGCCTGACCGGACATCGCGTTATCATTTCCAATTACCCCGGCACCACAGTGGATATCTTCCGCGGCCGAACTATTCTGGGCGGGCGGACGATGGAGGTTATCGACACTCCCGGGATGTACTCCCTGCACTCCATCACCGAAGAGGAACGAGTAGCCCGAGCTATCCTACTCAAGGAAAGGCCGGATGTAGTATTGCACGTCATTGACGCCAAGAACCTCGACCGCATGCTGCCCATCACCTTCCAGCTCATTGAGGCGGGACTGCCGATTATCGTGGTGCTCAATATGACCGATGAAGCCGAAGCCCATGGCATCACCATTGATACTGTAAAACTGTCGGCGGATCTGGGCGTGCCGGTGATAGCTACTGCGGCCAACCTGGGCCGGGGTATCGTTGCGTTGAAAAAAGCTATCCTTGAATACCAGCCTGTATGCCTGGCCCTACCGATCTTTTACGATGATACTATTGAACAGGCAGTGACAGGATTATTACCCCTCTTAAAGGTCGGCACATCGGTCCAAGGACTTTTGCCGCGGGCAACAGCACTCCTGCTCCTGCGTCAAGATGAGCAGATCAGACAATCAATCCAAAAAGACGGGGGTGATATCAAGGCTATCGACCGTATCGTCGCCGATGCGCATTTGAAACTGTCCCAACCGCCGGCTTACGTACTGGCGGTGGCTCAACAATATGCTGCTAAAAAACTAACGGCGAAGACAATGTCCCAGAGCTCTGAGGATAAGCCAAAATTTAGCGAACGGCTGTCCCGCGCCATGATGCACCCTCTGAGCGGCGGAGTCATCCTGGCGGCGGTGCTGGGGGTGATGTACTACTTTGTCGGAGTCTTCGGCGCCGGAACGCTGGTCGGCTGGCTGGAAGAGGTCATCTTTGGTGAATACATCAACCCATGGGTGACCGGCACACTGCAAAATATCATCCCGGTAAAGGTCATATCTGACCTATTCGTCGGCGACTACGGTATCATCACCCTGGGTATTACCTATGCCATCGGCATCATCCTGCCTATCGTCACTACCTTCTTTATCATTTTCTCCATCATCGAGGACTCCGGCTACCTGCCGCGGCTGGCCATGCTCATCGACCGGATGTTCAAATTCATCGGCCTGAACGGCCGGGCTGTTATCCCCATTGTCCTCGGTCTGGGTTGCGATACCATGGCCACCATTGTCACCCGCACCCAGGAAACCAAGCGTGAGCGCGTTATCACCACCCTCCTGCTGGCGCTAGCTATCCCCTGCTCCGCCCAACTGGGTGTTATTTTCGGCATCCTGTCTGTTTCAACAGGCATGTTACTGACATGGGTGGGAGTCATCGCCTTGGTGTTCGTACTGGTCGGCTGGCTGGCTTCCAAGATCATCACCGGTGAACGCGCCTGCTTCTATATGGAGATACCGCCGCTGAGACTGCCGCGGCTGTCCAACGTATTACAGAAGACCTATGCCCGCCTTGAATGGTACCTAAAGGAAGTTATCCCGTTCTTCGTGGTTGCCAGCGTGGTACTTTGGGCCGGCGACATCATCGGTCTGCTGGATGCTATGATAAGCGGGCTGAGGCCTATCGTGGAATTCGTAGGCATTCCAGGCGACGCGTCGGTGGCTTTTGTCATTGGCTTCTTCCGGCGAGATTTCGGCGCGGCAGGGTTGTACGACCTGACAACTCAGGGACTGCTCTTCGGTAACGGGCTTCTGGTGTCGGCGGTGGTCATGACCCTGTTCGTGCCCTGCATCGCCCAATTCATGGTCATGATCAAAGAACGAGGCTGGAAGACCGCCGTAGCCATTGCCGGTTTTATCTTTCCTTTTGCTTTCCTGGTGGGTCTGGCACTTGACCGGATGTTAAAACTACTGGGAGTTCAACTATGACCGAGACGAACGAGAAAACCAAGTGTCCGTTTTGTGGTTTCGAATTTGACCCTGGCGCAGGCACACGTTACTGTGTTTCCTGCCCTGTATCCCGCAATTGTCGCTTGGTACGCTGTCCCAACTGTGCCTATGAAACGCCGGCGGAACCGAAATTGCTGGCAGCAATCCGAAAATTGAGGAGAAAAACATGAATATTGACGAACCCGGCGAAGAGATCCTGGAAACGCTATGGATACAAACACAGGAAAGGAAAGTCGATACCAAGGCTGATGAATTCCAGGCTAAAAAGGCGCTGGCACAGCTAATAAGCGATGGCTTAATCATCAGCGGTGGCGACGGCAATCTATCACTGACCGATAAAGGCTTACCCGAAGCCCGCAGTGTGGTACGGCGTCATCGCCTGGCTGAACGTCTGCTGTATGATGTGCTGGGAACCCGCGACAAATTAATGCACGACAAAGCCTGCAAATTTGAACATTTGCTGGACAAGGGGCTTGATGAAAACATTTGCATCCTCTTAGGACACCCCAAGGTCTGCCCGCACAATAAACCTATCCCGCCGGGTAAATGCTGTCAGGCAGCGGCGCAACAGCCTCAGAAACTGGTATCACCCCTTTCTCAATTGAGACCGGGGCAAAAGGGACAGGTAGCCTACATCTATGCCCAAGAATCAGATAAACTCCAGAAATTGATGGCTATGGGCATCTTGCCGGGGGCGCCGGTGAAGCTGGTGCAGACCTTTCCGTCATACGTCTTTCAGGCAGGCAACAGCCAGTTTGCCATTGACCGGGAGATTGCCGATAGCATCTACGTGCGGCTAACCGAAGAATAGTCTACGATTGCGCCTGGCACAAGCGACTGCTATAATCTTAAGTCCGCATGGGGCTGTAGCTCAGCTGGGAGAGCGCCTCCTTTGCAAGGAGGATGTCAGGGGTTCGAGTCCCCTCAGCTCCACCATAGGTAACCATAGCAGAACAAACGTACCGTCACCAACAAGATCAATCATATCAATTTGTTGAACCTTTTTTACTGACTATATTATTCCATTCCTCTGAGGACATTGGTTTGTGGTGATACTGTATCCAAAAATCATGAGTTATGTTCTTTGCGTATACCAATTCGTATTTATTACCTTTTCGAGTAAAAAGGGCACGACAGTTATCACAACGATAGCCTGAGGTGGCCTCAGGCCTTTCCCACAAGACTTTAGTAATCGCTGGTCTGAGCCGAGAAACTCCGCATACCGGGCATACTCTTGCCCAAGGAGGCAACATTTCCATGATAGCGCAACTCTTTCTCCAGGGTTTTGCAATCCCCTGTTGCTTCCTGTCTTTCCTGATGCGGCAAGATTCTATTATCAGCAATTTACATTGTCAATGACAGATATCTAACGGGAATGGAGACATTAACCCTTTACTGACCAAATTTGTCTAAGTATCTTGTGTGTCATCACGTCTGGCTCTCGG
This region includes:
- a CDS encoding ferrous iron transport protein B; protein product: MGKSSVFHSLTGHRVIISNYPGTTVDIFRGRTILGGRTMEVIDTPGMYSLHSITEEERVARAILLKERPDVVLHVIDAKNLDRMLPITFQLIEAGLPIIVVLNMTDEAEAHGITIDTVKLSADLGVPVIATAANLGRGIVALKKAILEYQPVCLALPIFYDDTIEQAVTGLLPLLKVGTSVQGLLPRATALLLLRQDEQIRQSIQKDGGDIKAIDRIVADAHLKLSQPPAYVLAVAQQYAAKKLTAKTMSQSSEDKPKFSERLSRAMMHPLSGGVILAAVLGVMYYFVGVFGAGTLVGWLEEVIFGEYINPWVTGTLQNIIPVKVISDLFVGDYGIITLGITYAIGIILPIVTTFFIIFSIIEDSGYLPRLAMLIDRMFKFIGLNGRAVIPIVLGLGCDTMATIVTRTQETKRERVITTLLLALAIPCSAQLGVIFGILSVSTGMLLTWVGVIALVFVLVGWLASKIITGERACFYMEIPPLRLPRLSNVLQKTYARLEWYLKEVIPFFVVASVVLWAGDIIGLLDAMISGLRPIVEFVGIPGDASVAFVIGFFRRDFGAAGLYDLTTQGLLFGNGLLVSAVVMTLFVPCIAQFMVMIKERGWKTAVAIAGFIFPFAFLVGLALDRMLKLLGVQL
- a CDS encoding iron-dependent repressor-like protein: MNIDEPGEEILETLWIQTQERKVDTKADEFQAKKALAQLISDGLIISGGDGNLSLTDKGLPEARSVVRRHRLAERLLYDVLGTRDKLMHDKACKFEHLLDKGLDENICILLGHPKVCPHNKPIPPGKCCQAAAQQPQKLVSPLSQLRPGQKGQVAYIYAQESDKLQKLMAMGILPGAPVKLVQTFPSYVFQAGNSQFAIDREIADSIYVRLTEE